Proteins encoded in a region of the Oncorhynchus gorbuscha isolate QuinsamMale2020 ecotype Even-year linkage group LG16, OgorEven_v1.0, whole genome shotgun sequence genome:
- the LOC124000064 gene encoding retinol dehydrogenase 12-like, which translates to MYSQKRYCMKMFTLLLVSAGLIALYVLRNWYLKRPRCKSNAKLHGKTVIVTGSNTGIGKTTAIDLSRRGARVIMACRDKQRAEAAISDIKKETGNNEVVFMELDLGSLQSVRSFAETFLKSEFRLYILVNNAGLMEGCKTKNGVGMIFGVNHLGHFLLTVLLLDRLKECGPSRVVTVASKAHEYGKMYFNCLSTHKDLAVGESDWALCKKYSHGKLCNMLITHELAKRLEGTNVTCYSLCPGAVKTEIGRYSSSLWCMMSAPILSLFYMDAESRAQTTLYCALQEGIEPLSGCYFSCCAVQKVNADAKDDAVARKLWEVSAILCGMS; encoded by the exons ATGTACAGTCAGAAAAGGTACTGTATGAAGATGTTCACACTGCTTCTTGTCAGCGCTGGACTCATCGCACTTTATGTACTTCGTAATTGGTATCTCAAACGACCAAGATGCAAAAGCAATGCCAAGTTGCATGGGAAAACTGTAATCGTCACTG GATCTAACACAGGCATTGGGAAAACAACAGCAATAGATCTGTCCAGAAGAGGTGCGAGGGTTATAATGGCCTGCCGAGATAAGCAGAGGGCAGAAGCTGCCATCAGTGACATCAAGAAG GAGACTGGGAACAATGAGGTTGTGTTCATGGAGCTGGACCTTGGAAGCCTACAGTCTGTGCGATCTTTTGCTGAGACCTTCCTGAAGTCTGAATTTAGACTCTATATTCTTGTCAACAACGCTG GGCTTATGGAAGGTTGCAAGACAAAGAATGGTGTGGGAATGATCTTTGGCGTTAATCACCTCGGCCACTTCCTGTTAACTGTGCTGCTGCTGGACCGTCTGAAGGAATGCGGTCCGAGTCGAGTGGTGACTGTCGCCTCCAAAGCTCATGAGTATGGCAAAATGTATTTTAACTGCCTGAGTACCCACAAAGACCTGGCTGTTGGAGAATCTGACTGGGCTTTGTGTAAGAAGTATAGTCATGGCAAGCTGTGTAATATGCTCATCACACACGAGCTTGCCAAAAGACTGGAGGGAACAAATGTCACCTGCTACAGCTTGTGTCCAG GAGCAGTCAAGACTGAAATAGGCCGGTATTCAAGCTCCTTGTGGTGTATGATGTCGGCACCTATCCTTTCGCTCTTCTATATGGACGCAGAATCTCGGGCCCAGACTACACTCTACTGTGCCCTCCAGGAGGGTATAGAGCCTCTGAGTGGATGCTACTTCTCCTGCTGTGCAGTACAGAAGGTGAATGCCGACGCCAAAGATGACGCTGTGGCCAGAAAATTGTGGGAAGTCAGTGCGATACTTTGTGGCATGTCTTAA
- the LOC123999483 gene encoding rRNA methyltransferase 1, mitochondrial-like: protein MYFHFKNMGTWNLACRCSRMFVNSRLLNLVSESDMRVGCHFASYHCASALLWPKDSRVKPAEGWRSSAITSSGMRHRPAVSEVGKYKADGQSEDIKDDPETPASRNVWRKETSVSRERKPNTDSRVSSEFQRGAPIKRERKRNTDSKMSSELRKLSLDDFPEECERLVKDSRERLSKEEHSNYETLFGVSPCLLALTQGRRNAHRLFVKEGEASRRASVRQVCEEAHRQGVPIQRVSKNDLNKMCSGGVHQGLCLQASFLGFLTEDKTSKPPRDSSHIPLWLVLDRVQDPMNLGAILRSAYFLGVDGVASSLRNSCPLTPVVSKASSGVMEVMKVYGYESLVDMAKVKVAQGWQVIGTVGAKAENSHVPVMKCSKFQMTKPTLLLMGGEGEGLSRELRLQCEVMLTIPSRRDLHPGIESLNVSVATGILLHSLLSSHRGGH, encoded by the exons ATGTATTTTCATTTTAAGAACATGGGGACTTGGAATTTGGCTTGTCGGTGTTCCAGGATGTTTGTCAACAGTAGACTGTTGAATTTGGTATCGGAGTCAGACATGAGAGTGGGTTGTCACTTTGCATCCTACCATTGCGCTAGTGCTCTTCTCTGGCCTAAGGACAGCAGAGTCAAACCAGCAGAGGGGTGGCGAAGCAGTGCTATAACCAGCTCTGGAATGCGACACAGGCCTGCTGTGTCTGAAGTAGGAAAGTACAAAGCCGACGGTCAGTCTGAAGACATAAAGGATGACCCAGAGACTCCAGCCTCCAGAAATGTCTGGAGGAAAGAGACCTCAGTATCCCGGGAGAGGAAGCCCAATACAGACAGCAGAGTATCATCTGAGTTCCAGAGAGGTGCCCCAATCAAACGGGAGAGGAAAAGAAATACAGACAGCAAAATGTCATCTGAGCTCCGGAAGCTCAGCCTGGATGACTTTCCAGAGGAGTGTGAGAGGCTAGTAAAGGACTCCAGAGAAAGACTGTCCAAAGAAGAACACAGTAATTATGAGACgttgtttggtgtgtctccctgtctcctggcTCTCACCCAGGGCAGAAGGAATGCACACAGGTTGTTTGTAAAGGAGGGTGAGGCCTCTCGTAGGGCCTCCGTACGACAGGTGTGTGAGGAGGCCCATAGGCAGGGCGTGCCAATCCAGAGGGTTAGTAAGAATGACCTGAACAAGATGTGCTCAGGAGGGGTTCACCAGGGCTTATGCCTACAGGCCAGTTTTTTGGGTTTCCTCACTGAGGACAAGACCTCCAAGCCCCCCAGGGACAGCAGTCACATCCCCCTCTGGCTAGTCCTAGATAGAGTGCAGGACCCAATGAACCTTGGTGCCATCCTGCGTTCTGCATATTTTCTTGGGGTGGACGGAGTTGCTAGCAGTCTTCGTAACAG CTGTCCATTGACACCAGTTGTGAGTAAGGCCAGCTCGGGTGTAATGGAGGTCATGAAAGTGTATGGCTATGAGAGCCTCGTAGATATGGCGAAG GTGAAAGTGGCACAAGGCTGGCAGGTTATTGGCACAGTGGGAGCTAAAGCAGAGAATTCCCATGTTCCTGTCATGAAATGTTCCAAATTCCAGATGACCAAACCTACGCTACTGCTGATGG GTGGTGAAGGGGAAGGTTTGTCCCGGGAGCTGCGTCTGCAGTGTGAGGTCATGCTCACCATCCCGTCCCGCAGAGATCTGCACCCTGGGATCGAGTCCCTCAATGTCTCTGTGGCTACAG GCATCCTGCTGCACTCTCTGTTGTCGTCCCATAGAGGTGGCCATTGA